The Candidatus Bathyarchaeia archaeon DNA segment AGGTCTAGAAGAGCTTGTGTTGGGTGTTCTTCTGCGCCGCTGCCACCGTTGATTACTGGGATTTTTGCGAATTCTGCTGCGAGTCTTGCCGCGCCTTCAAGCGGATGTCTCACGGCGATTACGTCTGCGTAATTTTCAACTGTGCGTATGGTGTCTGCGAGGTTTTCGCCTTTTTTGACGGATGCAATTTCGGCTTCTGCGAAGCCAATTGTTGAGCCGCCGAGTTTGTGCATTGCTGCTTCGAAGCTTAGGCGTGTGCGTGTGCTTGGTTCGAAGAACAGTGTGGCTAGGATTTTGCCTTTGAGCATGTCTGAGCCTTTGGCGGCTATGGGCTCCATGGCTTGTGCAATTTTTAGGATATAGTCAATTTCTTCTCGCGAAAAATCTTTTATTGAGATTATGTCTCTGCCTTGGAACTCCAATCTCACACCCAGAACAAATCTACGTAACTCCTAAATAACTTTTTATGAGCAAAGCGAATGCCCATTTGTGCGAGTGCAAAAGTTAAAATCTTTTATGTGCATTCTCTGTATAGCCTTGTTTAAGGGGGAATTCGTGTGAGCGAAATGGAATTGCGTGTTTCTAAAATTAAGGATGGCACTGTTATTGACCATATTACTGGCGGTCACGCGTTGGATGTTGTTAAGATTTTGGGGATTACTGGGAAGGAGAAGGGGACGCTTACTATTGCAGTTAATGTGCCGAGTAAACGTCTAAAAACGAAGGATATTGTTAAGATTGAGGGTAGAGAGTTGAAGCCCCAGGAACTGCATAAGATTGCTTTGTTGGCGCCTCATGCGACTATTAATATTATTCGTGACTATGGTGTTGTTAAAAAGTTTGAGGTTAAGTTGCCAAAGCTCATCGAGAATATTGTTAAATGTGCTAACCCGGCTTGCATAAGTAATAGTAATGAGCCTGTTCAAGCTAAGTTTTATGTAGAGTGTGAGGAGCCTTTGCTTTTGAAGTGTCATTATTGTGGTTATATTATGGAGAAGAAGGATGTTCTTCAACAGTTTTAGTGTTGGTGTTTGGGTATTCGGAATTTGAGATAATACTTATATCGTAAGAGATAATATTCTCAAGTTAGATATGTCTGCAAACAGACATAAAGTATATGTGTAGAACAGAAATGCGCGTGAGGAAAAAACATGTTCAGCCTGATTGAAATACTCTTATTCTCGTTATGGACATGCTTCGTTATATACGCCACATGGTACTTCACTTCTGCAAAACACTACGCGCCAATAACCCACACCGAAGCAAGAATGCTTTGGAAAATACACAAACAAATCGGTCAGTGTAGTTCTAGAAAATGGAGAGAAATTAGGCGAAGAAATAAGATAATTGGTTTTGAGTGCGGATGCGGATACAAACACATACAAAAACGTCCACTAGTCATTAGTGCGCCTGCTGCAAGAACCCAGATGCAAGACGCTGAAACGTCTATTTTCGATAAATTGCATACATCCTACGAGTCAACTTAATCCTAGAATTAGCAATTTGCAGAGAAATAGCAGTTAGTTACAAATAAAAAGGAGTTTATGCATACTTTTTGCATTTGTAGCAGTACCAACGCTGATATTGCGGAACAAAGGTGAGCGGACCTTTACATGTTGGGCAAACCTGTGGGGCTTGCTGAATGGGAGGAGCTTCTTGGGGTTGTTCTGGTTTTAATATTATGAAGTCGCCGACTGCTTGGACTTCTTCCCATGTGATGTTTCGGCTTTCGCCTCCTTTCTTGCCTTCCACGTATAATGATATGCCCATTTTTCCAACCATAAAAGCGACATCTTTTACTGTTCCGATTATGTGTCCTTCCGCGTCTATGACTTGCATTCCGACGAGCATGTCTTTTGTGACTGCTTTTTCCTGTTTAACCATGTTCTAGGGTTTGCATAAATTATAAAAAGGTAATGTGCCCACTGTTTGCAGTAGAGATGAAATTATGAAGAATTTTAACGCAAAAGTCTTGCTTTTTGTGTTGGTCGCCTTCTACTTGTCGATGGGCAGTTCTGCGATGGCACAATACACGGTAGGCGTCAAAAGCGGAGACTGGATAAAATATAACTTCACCATGTCTGGCGGAGGACAAACCGTTCAAGGTTGGATTAAAATAACAATTCAAAGCGTTAGCGGAACACAAGTTACTGGAACTTATGCTGTAGGAATGTCTGGTCAACAATTACAACAACTAGATTTCACGCTTGATATTGCAACAGGTTACGGTACCATGAGCGGTTTCATAATTCCAGCAAACCTAGACACTGGACAAGCGATTCCAGGGGAAGGCACTACTGTGCAAGGCATAACAACTCGACATGGTAGGACAGCGATTTACGCCACTGCTACTGACCCGTACTCTGGATGGACTGGACAAGTATATTGGGACCAAGCGACCGGAGTACTGTTAGAAACAAGCACCTCATATGGTGGTTATACCTATACAATTACTCCAGCAGAGACTAACATGTGGAGTACCGGGTTGTTTGGTCCCGGCTTCTTAGGCTTGGACTGGTGGATTTGGATAGTCATCATAGTAGTCATAGTTGTGGTAATAGTTGCTGCAGCTATAATTTTACGCAAGAGAAAGCCTCCAGTAGCTCCAGCTGCTCCCGCTCCAGCTCCACAAGAACAGCCGCCTCAGCCTCCACCACCGCCACCGCCGCCTCCACCAACACCCTAATCTTCACTTTTTTGTCAAGCAACATTTCATCAAAAGGCAATTTTGAAAGCGCCGCCGGTAGGACTTGAACCTACGACCGACTGGTTAACAGCCAGCCGCTCTACCGAACTGAGCTACGGCGGCAAACACGAGCGTTTAAGAATTTTGGTTTTGTAGTCGTATTTAAGTCTAGTTATGAAATGGCTTCTAAACTATTCCAGCCTTTCTCACTTTATACTTGACTACTCCCGCAAAAAGTCTGTAGAAATGCCGAATTACACGCCTATACCATTTATCAGTAAACGACATGTCAATTAACTCGTTTATCCAGTACAAGCCATGATTCAAACACTTAAGCAAAAGCTCTTTGTGCAGCTCCGTCATCTCCGTCTCCTTAAACCAATCCTCATTCTTCAACCTACCCATAGGCACAAAAAACAACGGTACAATCAAACTTCTAACCCCTTTGAGGTCATCCATCAGCTCCACGGTTTTAACCAAGTCGTCCTCAGTTTCTTCCGGAGAACCCACAATAAGCGTGCACGCCGGAACCAGCTTATTATCATGCATCAACCCCATACCAGTACGCACAACTTCCGGCCACTCTTCCGGCTTGAACGGATGTGCTTTCGCGGGCATAATTTTCTTAGCAAGTCTTCCAGAACCCGTCTCTATCCCTACCTCAGCACCCCACCACGCCTGCTTCTGCAGAATAATTTCAGAAATTTTCGACAGAAGCTTCGGTTTAGCCGCCACTGCAGCAAGCGAACAGTGACTCCAACCCACACCCTCGCATTTTTTGGCAATCACTTCATGAAGCTCTATAAGTTTTTCATCGTTTGGAATAGTGTTTTTGGAGCCGTAAAGCATAACGTCCTCCGCATGAAGCGCCACGCCTTTCGTGTAGCCACTTTCCATGTTCACATCTATCTCGCGCAGTACCTTCTCAATTGGGTACCAACGTAAAGGACGCAAAGTCACACTGCAGAATTGGCATCCTCGGCAACATCCACGACCAATTTCCACTAAACCATCAACTGAAGGCTTCATAATATCGGGTATCTCATCAAGACTCGGCGTTTCTTCAACAGTAGATTCATAATATTTAGGAAGCGGCTCATCATTCAAGGCAGCCCTAAAGATTTTCCCAACAACTTTTTCAGCTTCACCAGAAATTATGCAGTCTATCCCATACTCTTCAACGAACTTTGGACGATGCAAAAACTGCCAAACACCTTGACCGCCAACAATAATCTTTAACCCACGTTTTTTGGCTTCTCTAATTTCCGGGGTAGCCAACAACGCGCGAAAATGCTGTGCAAGATACGGTTCTTTTTTCAAAACAAAAGCGAAAGTGGTTGAAGCTGGACCCAATCCAAATGGGTCCATCACATGAATTCCTAAAACCTTCGCTTCGTCAATGTACTCGCCCACGTGCAACGGCGACACTGTCAAAACATCAAAACCTTCGCTTAAAAGTTGAGCCTCAACCTTCCGCAAGCCATACGGCGCAGCTTCGGGAATGCCTTTTTTTGTCTTAATCGGCGGGAAAAAGAGCCAACTGTAAAACCAGTCGGGAAGAAAGTTTGGTGGAGCACATGTTCCGAACCCTAAGAATATGTTTTTATGGTAATCACTCATCAAGGTTCGGTCAGCGGTCAATATTATTTTGCCATTGTCTGCTTGTCTCTTTGACAAATCGCCGTCGGCTCCAAATATTTTAATTCCAAATTTTAGAGATTTAAATTTTGACGCACTTTCTACTTAATGCTTATGGTAACAGCCTAACTTTGCATGATTATCAACAACTCATTACCATGTTCCATTTCAGTTACCTGCTGAGAAAAAGGTATATGTTAGACTTCCCAATTAAGCTGAAAGACCAATGGAGAGAACAAAAAAATTGAAAAAAATCATGGAAGTTAGATGGCACGGAAGAGGCGGCCAAGGAGCATGGACAGCAAGCGAATTACTGGCACGTGCGGCTATTCATGAAGGAAAATACATTCAATCTTTTCCTGAGTTTGGTCCAGAAAGAATGGGCGCGCCAGTCACAGCGTTTACAAGAATAAGCACTGAACCAATAAAGATTCACTGTGCAGTTTACAATCCAGACATAGTAGCCGTAATCGACCCAACACTACTGAAAACTGTCCCGGTCACTGAAGGACTAAGCGAAGAAGGAACAATCATAGTTAACTCGAAAGACGCTCCAACAGAAATTAGAAAAATACTCAACTCCAATAAAGGTAAGGTGTGGGCTGTCCCCGCAACAGAAATAGCAATAAAAATTTTGGGAATGCCCATAGGCAACACAGCCATGCTCGGAGCCGTGGCACGCATTACGGAAATTGTCAAATTAGAAAGCATTGAAAAAGTCGTTAAAGAACGCTTCAGAAAAGACCTTGCCGAGAAAAATTTTGCAG contains these protein-coding regions:
- a CDS encoding PRC-barrel domain-containing protein, yielding MVKQEKAVTKDMLVGMQVIDAEGHIIGTVKDVAFMVGKMGISLYVEGKKGGESRNITWEEVQAVGDFIILKPEQPQEAPPIQQAPQVCPTCKGPLTFVPQYQRWYCYKCKKYA
- a CDS encoding radical SAM protein → MSKRQADNGKIILTADRTLMSDYHKNIFLGFGTCAPPNFLPDWFYSWLFFPPIKTKKGIPEAAPYGLRKVEAQLLSEGFDVLTVSPLHVGEYIDEAKVLGIHVMDPFGLGPASTTFAFVLKKEPYLAQHFRALLATPEIREAKKRGLKIIVGGQGVWQFLHRPKFVEEYGIDCIISGEAEKVVGKIFRAALNDEPLPKYYESTVEETPSLDEIPDIMKPSVDGLVEIGRGCCRGCQFCSVTLRPLRWYPIEKVLREIDVNMESGYTKGVALHAEDVMLYGSKNTIPNDEKLIELHEVIAKKCEGVGWSHCSLAAVAAKPKLLSKISEIILQKQAWWGAEVGIETGSGRLAKKIMPAKAHPFKPEEWPEVVRTGMGLMHDNKLVPACTLIVGSPEETEDDLVKTVELMDDLKGVRSLIVPLFFVPMGRLKNEDWFKETEMTELHKELLLKCLNHGLYWINELIDMSFTDKWYRRVIRHFYRLFAGVVKYKVRKAGIV
- the pyrI gene encoding aspartate carbamoyltransferase regulatory subunit gives rise to the protein MELRVSKIKDGTVIDHITGGHALDVVKILGITGKEKGTLTIAVNVPSKRLKTKDIVKIEGRELKPQELHKIALLAPHATINIIRDYGVVKKFEVKLPKLIENIVKCANPACISNSNEPVQAKFYVECEEPLLLKCHYCGYIMEKKDVLQQF
- a CDS encoding pyruvate ferredoxin oxidoreductase subunit gamma; protein product: MMEVRWHGRGGQGAWTASELLARAAIHEGKYIQSFPEFGPERMGAPVTAFTRISTEPIKIHCAVYNPDIVAVIDPTLLKTVPVTEGLSEEGTIIVNSKDAPTEIRKILNSNKGKVWAVPATEIAIKILGMPIGNTAMLGAVARITEIVKLESIEKVVKERFRKDLAEKNFAVIKEAYEEVKSE